From the Streptomyces syringium genome, one window contains:
- a CDS encoding winged helix-turn-helix domain-containing protein yields the protein MLRFDVSAEDLLRSRFALSPAMDLCLLLRSLAGQNRPLPRAWATRLLPAFERLRRETELDAALALHTPQSGPDFVAPPPRGLNQTWADDLAMIRATPLEAARHEFATTATGPSAHDPRVRAVLDSTDAVSRIAEAMDQAWHELLATDWPQLRAICERDVVHRVGVIGEHGWATTIESLHPSVAWRAGGIEIGFFPPVGNVRLAGDGLLLIPSVFVGNIAAHLEDPWPRTLVYPARGTAALWDEQATVLQPDALTALVGRARARLLLALDAPASTSHLARSLAMAPGAVGDHLAILRGAGLLVRARSGRSVLYRRTPLGEALAAGSG from the coding sequence GTGCTCCGCTTCGACGTTTCCGCCGAGGACCTGCTGCGCAGCCGCTTCGCACTGTCGCCCGCGATGGACCTCTGCTTACTACTACGCTCGCTCGCCGGCCAAAACCGGCCGCTGCCGCGAGCCTGGGCCACCCGGCTCCTGCCGGCCTTTGAACGGCTTCGCCGCGAGACCGAACTGGACGCCGCCCTCGCCCTGCACACCCCGCAATCCGGGCCGGACTTCGTCGCCCCGCCCCCGCGCGGTCTCAACCAGACCTGGGCAGACGACCTGGCCATGATCCGGGCCACACCGCTGGAAGCGGCCCGCCATGAATTCGCCACCACCGCGACCGGCCCGTCCGCCCATGATCCCCGCGTACGCGCAGTGCTGGACTCCACGGACGCCGTCTCCAGGATCGCCGAGGCGATGGACCAGGCGTGGCACGAGCTGCTCGCCACGGACTGGCCGCAACTGCGCGCGATCTGTGAGCGCGATGTCGTGCACCGGGTGGGTGTGATCGGCGAACACGGATGGGCCACGACCATCGAGAGCCTGCACCCGAGCGTCGCCTGGCGCGCCGGCGGTATCGAGATCGGCTTCTTCCCCCCGGTCGGAAACGTCCGTCTCGCCGGCGACGGGCTACTGCTGATCCCTTCGGTCTTCGTCGGGAACATCGCCGCCCACCTGGAAGACCCCTGGCCCAGGACCTTGGTCTATCCTGCCCGCGGCACCGCCGCCCTGTGGGACGAACAGGCGACCGTTCTCCAACCGGACGCGCTGACCGCTTTGGTCGGCCGGGCGAGAGCCCGGCTGCTGTTGGCGCTGGACGCCCCGGCCAGTACGAGCCACCTCGCCCGAAGCCTCGCCATGGCACCCGGCGCGGTTGGAGACCACCTCGCCATCCTGCGAGGCGCGGGGCTGCTCGTCCGCGCCCGGTCCGGACGGTCGGTGCTCTACCGGCGCACCCCGCTCGGCGAGGCGCTGGCCGCCGGTTCGGGCTGA
- a CDS encoding MFS transporter, which yields MTPTAEPAQGNHRATYREVLAEPRFRLLFSTRAVAITAGSLRITTFSVLVFAATGSALLSALAFGIGFLPQLFGSLLLGSLADQLPPRALIAGGYALECAAALLLALVRMPIAASLGVVALVALATPVFGGASGRLVAQWLKGDAYVLGRSLNNVASSGAQLFGLALGGAVVAVLGPHRALVVSAALYLGCALAVRIRLPRLEPGEFGGTPGRARGDGGAVRASLHGAGLLLRGHTVRRLMLAQWLPPAFVAGAEGLIVAYAGGHHFAPGRYAVLMGCLPVGMLVGDLLVGRLLRPPTRERLVVPLIALTGLPLVGFATEPGVGVSSCLLLLCGFGLAYGLGLQRPFLDALPQEGQGQAFGLLGSGSMTLQGVGPACFGSVSAGIGTGGAIALAGGAAVLTAGWILTWHPPASPVPVPNYSTGSENSTEQHACSCCCGPRTGS from the coding sequence ATGACCCCAACCGCCGAACCCGCGCAGGGCAATCACCGTGCCACCTACCGGGAGGTGCTGGCCGAGCCGCGATTCCGGCTGCTCTTCTCGACCCGCGCCGTCGCGATCACTGCGGGCTCGCTGCGGATCACCACGTTCTCGGTGCTGGTCTTCGCGGCCACCGGCTCCGCGCTGTTGAGCGCACTGGCCTTCGGCATCGGCTTTCTCCCGCAGTTGTTCGGCTCGCTGCTGCTGGGCTCACTGGCCGACCAACTGCCACCCCGTGCGCTCATCGCCGGCGGCTACGCCTTGGAGTGCGCCGCCGCCCTGCTGCTCGCCCTGGTGCGGATGCCGATCGCGGCAAGCCTCGGTGTCGTGGCGCTGGTCGCCCTCGCCACACCGGTGTTCGGCGGCGCGTCGGGTCGGCTGGTCGCGCAGTGGCTCAAGGGCGACGCCTATGTACTGGGCCGTTCACTGAACAACGTCGCCTCCTCTGGCGCGCAATTGTTCGGTCTGGCGCTGGGAGGTGCGGTCGTCGCGGTACTCGGCCCGCACCGGGCGCTCGTGGTAAGCGCCGCCCTCTACCTCGGCTGCGCGCTCGCCGTCCGCATCCGGCTACCCCGGCTGGAGCCGGGAGAGTTCGGTGGCACACCCGGCAGGGCTCGGGGCGATGGCGGGGCCGTCCGGGCAAGCCTGCACGGTGCCGGCCTGCTGCTGCGCGGACACACGGTACGACGACTGATGCTGGCCCAGTGGCTACCGCCCGCGTTCGTAGCGGGCGCGGAAGGTCTGATCGTCGCCTACGCGGGAGGACACCACTTCGCGCCCGGCCGGTACGCGGTGCTGATGGGCTGTTTGCCGGTCGGCATGCTTGTCGGTGACCTGCTGGTGGGTCGACTGCTACGGCCACCCACCCGGGAGCGACTGGTAGTCCCGTTGATTGCGCTGACGGGACTGCCGCTGGTCGGCTTCGCTACCGAGCCCGGAGTGGGCGTCTCGTCCTGTCTGCTGCTGCTCTGCGGCTTCGGATTGGCCTACGGTCTCGGCCTGCAACGGCCGTTCCTGGACGCCCTGCCGCAGGAGGGCCAGGGCCAGGCCTTCGGTCTGCTCGGCTCCGGCAGCATGACGCTGCAGGGCGTCGGGCCGGCCTGCTTCGGCTCGGTGTCCGCAGGCATCGGAACAGGCGGCGCGATCGCCCTGGCAGGCGGCGCGGCGGTCCTTACCGCCGGCTGGATTCTCACCTGGCACCCGCCCGCCTCCCCGGTCCCCGTCCCGAACTACTCAACGGGATCAGAGAACAGCACCGAACAGCATGCGTGTAGTTGCTGTTGCGGACCACGTACGGGATCTTGA
- a CDS encoding DinB family protein produces the protein MIDEFAKDSLHGRLRRDRKALLWKLDGLSEYDARRPLTATGTNLLGLVKHVAGVEARYFGEVFDRPSPEPLPRWQDHDGSDQWAAEDETLDQITGFYRRTWEHSDATINELPLDAPGHVPWWPEPYPNTNLFAIVVHVLGETIRHAGHADILREGLDGRTGVRAEHEQQIDQEARAAYRAKIEQAARSAAPIKA, from the coding sequence ATGATCGATGAATTCGCGAAGGACAGCCTGCACGGGAGACTGCGGCGGGACCGCAAGGCGCTGCTCTGGAAACTCGACGGCTTGTCCGAATACGACGCCCGCCGGCCTTTGACCGCGACCGGGACCAACCTCCTCGGCCTGGTCAAACACGTGGCCGGCGTCGAGGCCAGGTACTTCGGCGAGGTCTTCGACCGCCCTTCCCCGGAACCGCTGCCCCGGTGGCAGGACCATGACGGCAGCGATCAGTGGGCGGCCGAGGACGAGACCCTCGATCAGATCACCGGGTTCTACCGGCGCACGTGGGAACACTCGGACGCGACGATCAACGAGCTTCCCCTCGACGCCCCCGGCCACGTGCCGTGGTGGCCGGAGCCTTATCCCAACACGAACCTGTTCGCCATCGTGGTCCACGTCCTCGGCGAGACCATCCGGCATGCCGGGCACGCCGACATCCTGCGCGAGGGCCTCGACGGCCGGACCGGGGTGCGCGCCGAGCACGAGCAGCAGATCGACCAGGAAGCCCGTGCGGCCTACCGCGCGAAGATCGAGCAGGCCGCCAGGTCCGCCGCACCCATCAAGGCTTAG
- a CDS encoding PAS domain S-box protein encodes MDDSSLKALLEHLPVFWWEADETWQVLEQGGGAFTDSGTARRFLDRLRRELPDPGHSPQEGRRRIRFDGRAFDVSRLPSEGRAHGRARGLAVEADTRTEAPGGHAAFADLVDLAPAAAFIRDKDGRYLWANHAYGHLYGTVPEQVVGKYIEDLDEPAEADRFRTLDQEVLSRGTPVRHTLGYRRQDGSAGRAVGHRFPVRENAQTCVAGIYVDVTDHLRATAQWQEAEEHLEALRDHSGLPCALLSANGRVVEASAAAAELFRLSPHDLVGRRAHTLLAPEPDLDRLHRRWNGLIARRTRRVETSAVLVDAQGLQRRARLHLTTIGHSVTRARHVWAVVTHQSLAHEAHAPLTAAQVRILSLLAEGSSNGDIATSLQLSRQTVDYHLSRLRHVLGAATRPALVARAYVLGILAPCAWPPRSATAAHPLSAV; translated from the coding sequence GTGGACGATTCCAGTCTCAAGGCACTGCTCGAGCACCTTCCCGTGTTCTGGTGGGAAGCCGACGAGACGTGGCAGGTGCTGGAACAGGGAGGCGGCGCCTTCACCGACTCCGGCACGGCGCGGCGCTTCCTGGACCGGCTGCGCCGGGAACTCCCCGACCCGGGGCACTCGCCGCAGGAGGGCCGCCGACGGATCCGGTTCGACGGCCGCGCCTTCGACGTCAGCCGACTCCCGAGCGAGGGCCGGGCCCACGGCCGTGCGCGCGGCCTCGCGGTGGAGGCCGACACCCGCACCGAGGCCCCGGGCGGACACGCGGCCTTCGCGGACCTGGTGGACCTCGCCCCGGCCGCCGCCTTCATCCGCGACAAGGACGGACGCTACCTGTGGGCCAACCACGCCTACGGGCACCTCTACGGCACGGTCCCGGAACAGGTCGTCGGAAAGTACATAGAGGACCTCGACGAGCCCGCCGAGGCCGACCGGTTCCGCACCCTCGACCAGGAGGTCCTCAGCCGGGGTACGCCGGTACGGCACACCCTCGGCTACCGGCGCCAGGACGGCAGCGCGGGCCGGGCGGTGGGCCACCGCTTTCCCGTACGGGAGAACGCGCAGACCTGCGTCGCCGGAATCTACGTGGACGTCACGGACCACCTGCGCGCCACGGCCCAGTGGCAGGAGGCCGAGGAGCACCTGGAGGCCCTGCGCGACCACAGCGGCCTGCCCTGCGCGCTGCTCTCGGCGAACGGGCGCGTGGTCGAGGCGAGCGCGGCGGCGGCCGAACTGTTCCGGCTCAGCCCGCACGATCTGGTCGGCCGCCGCGCGCACACCCTGCTCGCCCCGGAACCCGATCTCGACCGGCTGCACCGGCGCTGGAACGGCCTGATAGCGCGCCGCACCAGAAGGGTCGAGACATCCGCGGTGCTCGTGGACGCCCAGGGGTTGCAGCGCCGCGCGCGGCTCCACCTGACGACGATCGGCCACTCCGTCACCCGGGCCCGGCACGTCTGGGCCGTCGTCACACACCAGAGCCTCGCCCACGAGGCGCATGCGCCGCTCACCGCCGCGCAGGTCCGCATCCTCTCCCTCCTGGCGGAGGGCAGCAGCAACGGCGACATCGCCACTTCGCTGCAGTTGTCCCGGCAGACGGTCGACTACCACCTCAGCCGCCTGCGGCATGTCCTGGGGGCGGCGACCCGCCCGGCCCTCGTCGCCCGCGCCTACGTCCTCGGCATCCTGGCCCCGTGCGCCTGGCCTCCGCGCTCCGCCACGGCTGCCCATCCACTCAGCGCTGTCTGA